From Rhizobium sp. Pop5:
AGCCTGAGCAGACGGTTCGACCGGATCGTGTCGGTCGGCATGTTCGAGCATGTCGGCCTCGCATCCTACCGCGCCTTCTTCGAGAAATGTGCGGACCTGCTGGAAGATGACGGCATCATGGTTTTGCACACGATCGGCTGTTCGGCGACACCCGGCTTCACCACGCCTTGGCTCGACAAATATATCTTTCCCGGCGGCTATATTCCCGCGCTGTCGGAAATCCTTCCCGAAATTGAAAAAGCCGGTCTTGCGGTTGCCGACATCGAGGTCCTGCGCCTGCACTATGCCTGGACGCTGGCACATTGGCGGAAGCGCTTCCTGGCGCGCTGGCAGGAGGCTGCCGCCCTTTACGACGAACGCTTCTGCCGCATGTGGGAATTCTACCTTGCAAGCGCCGAAGCCGCATTCCGCTACGAAGATCTGGTGGTTTTCCAGATCCAGCTAAGCAAGCGCAACGACGTCATTCCCGTGACGCGGGACTATATCGGCCAGCATGAGAAAGCGGCGGCGCAAAGTTCAAAAGCCGATCTGGAAGGAGCGGCTGAGCGTGATGCCGATGACGTTCTGGTCGGCTGAGCCAAGCCTTGAGGTGATCGGGCTGTCGGCGGCATCGCCCACCACGTCCAAGTTCCGCTGGACCGAATGCAAACCCTGCAGTTCGGAATCGTCGAGTGTCGACCGCCCTGCTCTCAGGAGGCCTTCAGGCAGTTCGCACCATGACACTTGCGACAAGGCCCGGCCCGTCGTCGCGCATGGCGAGTGTGAGCCGCACACCTTGCCTTTCGGCTGCCGCCTTTGCGATCGCCAACCCCAAGCCGCTCCCCTCGCTATCCTCACGCCTTGCCCTGAAAAAGCGTTCAAAGACGCGTGGCATCTCTTCCTCAGCGATACCGGGGCCGGTGTCGCGGATTTCGATTCGTGTTTCTTGTCCAGCGACGACCACCGCAACGTCGACGGTTCCACCCGGTGGAGTGTACCGCACGGCGTTCTCGACGAGATTGTCAAGGATGATCTCCAAATCGGCCAGCGCACCGATCATGATAACCTTGTCCCGGCGCGTGATGCCGAGGTCAATCTCCCGGCTCTCGGCGAGCGGGGTCAGCCGCGCAACAGTGTCGAGCGCAAGCTGGACGAGGTCGACCGGCTGCGGCGCGGGCGCGGTCTCGTGAGCGTCGTAGCGCGCGAGGCGCAAGAGCTTGCTCACAAGGCTGGTGGCTCTGCCGATTCCAGCTTCGAGCTCGGTCAAACGGTTGCAAAATCGGCCATCCCGGTCGTCGTGCCGAAGGTTGTCGATTTGAATTTGCAGCGCCGAGAGCGGTGTGCGCAATTCGTGGGCTGCGTCAGAAATAAACCGCCGCTGTCTCTCCAGCAGTGCGCGGAGCCGGGCGAGCGACAGATTGATCGAATTTACGAAGGGAATGACTTCGGCGGGCACGTCGTCGGTCGGAACGGGGCTGTCCACCGTCGTGTCTCGCGAGGCGACCGCGACGGCCAGGCGATTGAGTCGAGCCATGATCCGATCGATGATCCAACTCAGCGTCAGCAATGACAACGGAATCAGAACGATGATTGGAAGTGCCGCCTGGAGCGCGGCATTGGCCGCCAGTTCCTGCCGGACGCTCATATCCTGGGAAACCTGAACAGTTCGATCCGGCGCGGCCAGCGTGTAGACGCGCCAGTTGTCACTGCCGGTCGAAACGTCGGCAAAACCGGTCGCTGATTGGCGGGGGATACCGACGGCGGGATGCGATTGTCGCAACGTCCGACCGGCCGCATCCCAGACCTGGATGACGAAATCGTCTTCAGGATCGTGCGGTGCACCGTTATCTGGACCTGTTTCTGGCGATGAACGCGCATCCCCGATATAAACTGCGATCTGCCGCAGCTGATTGTCGAGGAAGTCCGATGCCTCGTTCTGAACGAGGAAGTATGATGTTGTCGCCGCAATGACACCAATGGTTGCCATCAAGCCGGCGAGCCATAAGAAAGCCGTGCGTCGGATCGAAGTTGCGCCTCTCACTTGGGGACCATCCAACCTGCCCCCCGGACGTTGCGTACAATATCCTTGTCGAATTTGCGTCGCACGTAGTGGATCAGCACGTCGATAGCGTTGCTTTCCACCTCCTCACCCCAGCCATAGAGCCTTTCCTCCAGTTGGGTGCGCGAAAGAATGGTTCCTGGACGCTCCAGCAATGCCTGAAGCAGTGCAAATTCGCGCGCTGGCAATACTTCGCCGCACCCCCGATATTTCACCTCATGGCTAGATAGATCGAGCTCGATTTCGCTCGTATAGAGGATCGAAACCGCCTGACCTCCGTGCCGGCGCAAGACCGCACGCATGCGTGCAAGCAGTTCTTTGACCTCGAACGGCTTCACCAGATAGTCGTCTGCCCCGAGGTCGAGCCCCGTGACGCGATCGTCGAGTTCGTCACGAGCGGTGATCACCAGGATTGGCCTCTTGTCGCCGGCTTCCCGCAGCGAGCTAAGAATCTCAAGGCCGGAACGGCCGGGCAAGCCGAGGTCGAGCAACACAAGACCATGCCCGCCAACCGCGACGGCTTCGTTCCCGAGGTGCCCGTCCCGCACCCAGTCTACCGACATGCCGGCATCGTCGAGGGCTTGTACGAGGGCCCGGCCAAGCATGACATCATCTTCGATCACAAGAACACGCATGCTTCAAAGTAGCCTAAACGCGTCCAACTGCACAGATTTTGGTGCAAGCCGACTGCACTACGGCAGATCATCTAAGACCCTCCTAATTCTGCTGGCGTCACATGCCTGCTCAAGTCTGCAGAGGAGCGCTAAATCATGACTGGCCGCTATCGAATATCCGCCGCAATAGCCTTGCTGCTCATGGTGTCATCCGGCGCGTTTCCTCCCGCTGTGGCCCAGGAGAAACTCGTCGCGCCTGAGACGAACCCACCGGGTGACATTCCGGATAATCAAGTCTTCGTCACCTACACCTCTCCAGACGGATTTGCTCTGAAGGTGCCAGAAGGATGGTCACGCATCGAGATCGACCATGGTGTTCGGTTCTTCGATAAATACGATGAACTAGTTGCTACCCTTGGCGCCGCGAGTGCTCCTCCAACAGCGTCCTCAGCCAAGGCCCACGAAATCCCTGACCTCAAAACGGCCGGGCACGCCGTCAAAGTCACCGCAGTCAAGGATGTAAAGCTCGCAGCCGGGCCGGCCGTTCGCATCAGTTATGTGTCGAATTCCGCGCCAAATCCGGTGACGAACAAGCAGATCAGGCTCGAGCACGAGCGCTTCATTCTGTTCAAGGGTGGCAGGACGGTCACACTCGATCTTGCCGCACCGGCCGGTGCAGACAATGTCGACCAGTGGCAATTGATCTCCAACTCTTTGCAGTGGAGATGACCACATGCGTGTATTGGAGGCGACCGAGCTTTATCGCTTCTATCATGCAGGCGACGACGAAGTCGTGGCTTTACGCGGGGTTGCCATCGCGCTCGATGCCGGAGAATTCACCGCTTTGAGGGGGCCGTCGGGCAGCGGGAAATCGACGCTGCTTGCCTGCCTTGCCGGGCTCGATGAGCCGGACGGAGGCGTAGTGTCTGTCCTGGGCGAACGCATGACCCGACGCCCCGAGCCGGAGCGGGCTCGGCTTAGGGCACGTCATTTTGGCATGCTCATGCAATCCGGCAATCTGTTCGAGCATCTGACGGTGCGAGCCAACATCCGTCTCCAGATGGAGATTTCCGGCCATGGGCGACCAGGCGAAATTGATGATCTTGTCGGCAGTCTGGGCCTCGATGGCCTCGCCGACGTGTTACCTGCCCACCTTTCAGGGGGGAGGCAGCACGCGCTGGCCTAGCCGTCGCGCTCGCCGCAAAACCACAGATCCTGCTCTGCGATGAACCCACTGCCGAAGTCGACGCGGCAACGGAACAGCTCGTCATCGATCGCCTCGTCGAAGTTTGTCGCAGCGGGACTGCCGTCCTGGTCGTCACGCACAGCCTTGCCCTCGCTGCACGAGCCGATCGCACGATTGACATCCGCGATGGAGGCATCGTGCATGACTAGAACCCTTGTTGAGGCCGCCGATCTTTGGCGCAGCTTCCAGCGCGAACGTGGCGTCGTGGCAGCCGTTCAAGGATGCTCCTTCAAGATTAAAGCGGGGGAAACCATTGCAATCGTGGGGCCGTCGGGCTGCGGAAAGACGACGCTTTTAAACCTGATCGCAGGACTGGACGTCCCAAGCTCAGGACGAGTGGAATGGCCTGGGCTTGGTTCGCCCGACACACTGCGCCCGGAGCGAATTGGCGTCGTCTTCCAATCTGCGAACCTGATGCCCGCACTCACCGCCGTTGAGAATGTCGAGCTACCGATCCTTCTCGGTGACGGCTCCGAAGCCGAGGCGCGCGCCCTGGCGGCGCTTGCCACTTTCAGCGTCGAAGCGCTTGCTGGAAAGTTGCCAGAACAGCTCTCCGGCGGCCAGGCTGAGCGGATCGCAGTAGCCCGCGCCATTGTCACCAATCCGGAATTGATCGTCGCTGACGAGCCGACAGGCCAACTCGATCAGGCTGGCGCTGCGATGCTGGTCGATCGGCTCCTTGCCTGGGGACAACAGGCTGGAAGCGCCATCATCATCGCCACGCATGATGAGCACGTAGCGGCAAAGATGAACCGTATCTGGCGAATGCGTCATGGCAAATTTGAAAGCATGGACGAGAGGCTCACATGTACAGGCACTGGCTGACAGGACTTGTGCGAACCCGTTCCGGCCGCCTCGTCAGCATCATCGGCGGTGTAGCGCTGACGGTCGCCTTCATCGCGTGCCTGGGCGCCTTTTTGCAATCCAGCGCGGCGGAGATGGCGGCACGGTCGGTCGCCCAAGTGCCCGTCGACTGGCAGGTCCAGGCTCTGCCGGGAGCGGATCATAGTGCAGTCGAGGCTGCGATCCGCTCAGCCGCGCCGGTTATCGGCTCGCAGTTGATCAACTATGCCGACGTACCAGGCTTTGAGGCGAGCACGGGAGGCACCGTACAGACCACGGGTGGCGGAACGGCGCTTGGCATCGGACCGGGCTATTTCGACCAATTCCCGGCAGAGGTTCGACGGCTGGTAGGGTCGGCCGACGGCGTCCTGATAGCGCAGCAGACTGCCGCCAACCTGCATGTCACAGTGGGGGATCAGGTCATCATCCACCGCCGCCAAGCACCTGATGTCAGCGTGACGATCGCCGGCATCGTCGATTTGCCGAACGCCGATGCGATGTTTCAGGCGATCGGCGTCCCGGCTGGCGCCGCACCACAAGCCCCGCCGGACAACGTTCTGCTGTTGCCGATGTCGCAGTGGCAGCAGGTGTTCGAGCAGCAAGACACCAGGCGGCCCGATACCATTCGGACCGAGTTTCACGTCAAGCTCGATCATCATGATCTTCCTTCCGACCCAGTCGCTGGGAGCACCTGGGCAGCTGAGCGCGGCCACAATTTCGAGGCTCGCGTCGCTGGAACCGCGCTGCTTGCAAACAACCTGGCGGCCCGATTGGGGGCGGTGCGCGAGGATGCCCTCTATGCGCGGCTGGTTTTCCTGTTCCTCGGCGCCCCCGGCGCTATCCTCGCCATCCTGCTGACCCTTGCCGTAGCCGGAGCGGGACGGGACAAACGTCGCCGCGATCAGGCGTTGCTGCGCTTGCGGGGGGCAACGGTCGATACGGTTCTTCGCTTGGCTGCGGCTGAAGCGGCAGTTGCGGGTGTCGGCGGTGCGATCCTCGGTATTCTCCTTGCTGCTCCTGCTGCACATTTCATTCTCGGGGTGGCGCTCTTGCGGGGCGCAGCTGTTCCTTTGCTCAGCGCTGTGGCGGTGGCCGGGATCGCGCTTTCGCTCGCAGCAATCCTGATCCCCGCCTGGCGCGACGCCCGCGGCTCGACCGTTGCGGACGCGCGGCGGCCAATCGGCAATGACCGGGCACCGCTTTGGGCCCGCTTCTATCTTGACCTTGGGCTGCTGGCGCTCGCTGCGGCGCTCTACTGGCGTTCGGCAGCGAGCGGATACCAGCTCGTTCTTGCGCCGGAAGGCGTGGCAGCGGCGGCGGTCGACTACTCCGCCTTCCTCGCCCCTTTGTTGCTCTGGACTGGCATGGCGCTATCGGCGATGCGACTGGTCGGGGCCGGGTTGCGGCAAGGTCGGCCGGTGATCGCCAGAGGCTTGCGACCCGTCGCCGGTCGTCTCGCGAATGTGGTGGCCGCAACATTGGGACGGCAAAGTCCGCGACTGAGTGCGGGCATCGGCCTGGCTGCGCTGGCCTTCGCCTTCGCCGCATCGACCGCGATTTTCAACGCAACCTATCAGGCTCAGACACGGATCGACGCGGAACTCACCAACGGGGCCGACATCACCGTCACGGGCACATCCGCCGTGCCTGCATCCCAGGCGCTCGAGCGCCTTTCCAAGCTGCCGGGTATAGTGGCTTCCGAGCCCATGCAACATCGATACGCTTACGTCGGAACCGACCTTCAGGATCTATACGGCATCGATCCGGTGCGCATCGGGACAGCCACGGCGATGTCCGATGCCTATTTCGCCAATGGCGACGCCAGGGCGACACTCACCGAGCTTACACAAACGCCCGACGGCGTGCTCGTATCGCAGGAAACCGTCAACGACTATCAGCTCAGTCGCGGCGACAGCATCAATCTTCGCCTGCAAAACGCGGCAGACCACCAATACCATGTCGTGCCCTTCCACATTGTGGGCGTGGTGCGCGAATTCCCGACTGCACCCAAGGATTCGTTTCTGGTTGCCAACGCCGCTTACGTTGCGCAGCAGACAGGCTCTGCCGAAAGCGAGATCGTTCTCATCCGGTCGAACGGCGATCCGGCTCGCATCGCACGGGCCGCCCAAAGCGCGGCTGCAGGTCTTCCGGGGCTCAAAGTCAGTCAGATCGGTGATGCGGTTGCCTTGATCGGATCGAGCCTCACCGCAGTTGATCTCGCCGGCTTGACGCGGCTTGAGCTGATCTTCGCGCTGGTCATGCTGGCCGCCTCGGGCGGGCTGGTGCTTGGGCTGGGCTTTGCCGACCGCGAGCGCTCCTTCGCAGTTCTCGTCGCGCTCGGGGCCAGACCAAGACAACTCGGCGCGTTCGTTTGGAGCGAAGCCGCACTGGTCATCGGTAGCGGCATGGTCCTGGGTCTCCTGGCTGGCGCCCTGGTTGCCTATGTGCTCATCAAGCTGCTGACTGGCGTGTTCGACCCGCCGCCGGATGTGCTTTCCGTGCCCTGGCTCTATATCGCTGCCCTCGTCATCACCGCCGCCGGCACCGCTTTGCTGGTCGCGACGGGTGAGACGATGCGTAGCCGTATACACGTCACAGAGAAGCTCAGAGGTGAATGAGAACGGGCGTTATTTAGCAAGACCATGCTGCCGTTGTGAAAGTTTGCAGAGATGGGGCTGAAACCGTGAAAGGAGAACGAGAATGAAAACGCAAATGCTTATGGCCGCGATGCTGGTGCTGGCGCCGATCAGTGCAGCATTCGCTGCCCAGACTTCCGGCACGATCACCGCGATCACAAAGAATGCCGATACGATCACGCTGTCGGACGGCAAGACTTACGTCCTGCCCGAAGGGATCGAAGACACCAAACTCCGCGTCGGTGAGAAGGTCCAGTTAACTTATGCGGACAAGGGCGGCAAGGCGGTTGTCTCCCATCTGGTTCCGCAGAAATAAAGGTTGCGGCGGCCGGTGCCACTACCGGCCGCCGCATTCGCGAGTAATTGGCACACGGTTGATTACTATCGGTTGCTACGCCGACATCCGCTCTAATTCTCAGCTAATTAAACCCGCGTACTCAAAGCCGGCCAGCCGAACGCCGCTGGCAAAAGAGCGAACGTACCGCGCTGCCACAGCAGGCGCGCCATTCAACCGGCGAGGGGCGACACTAACGTGACGCCTTCCTTGCAGTGCCAGTATTCAGGGAATCCACTGATGAGACAGATCTTTCTTGTCATCGCGCTCATTGCCGCTCCGGTGGCGGCCTTCACGAGTTTTGAACTCTACGCCAACAAAGCGCCCGCCAAAACGGCGGGTCTCGGCGATCTATCATCGTTCAAAACCATCGTGGCCGACGTTCAGAGCCTCGCCTCCAAGGGCGACCTCGGCGGCGCCGCAAAGCGTATCACCGACTATGAAACGGCCTGGGACCAGGCCGAGACCGCGATCCGTCCGCTAAACCCGAACGACTGGAACAACATTGACGCCGCCTCCGACGCGGCGCTGAAGGCGCTGCGTCAATCCGCTCCGTCCGCTGACAAAGTCAATAAAACGCTCGCCGCTCTCATGGCGGTTCTCAACAACCCGTCGCAGCTTGCTCAATAGGCGGGCGGCGAACCGCGTCACCCCATGCCAGAATTACCCCGCGAGACTTTCAACGCTCGTTCAAGGAGACTCGTTATGTTTGCACCGGCTGCCAAAGCTGTCGTTTATAATCGTGTTCCCCGCGTCACGACCGATTTCTGGCTCATCAAACTGATGGCCGTTACCATGGGTGAAACGGCCGCCGACTATCTCAGCGTGCAAGTGGGTTTGGGGCTGACGGCGACATCGCTGATCATGTCCGCTATTCTGGCCGTCGCATTGGTATGGCAGTTTGCGCAGAAGAAATATGGTCCCGCCGCCTATTGGCTTTCCGTGGTGCTGATCAGCATCGTTGGTACGTTGATTACCGACAATCTGGTCGACAACTTCCGAGTGCCACTGATCGATACGACCATTGCATTCTCTATCGCCCTGGCGCTGACTTTCTTGCTGTGGTTCCAGACGGAGCGGACACTTTCAATCCACTCCATATTCACTGGGCGGCGCGAAGCTTTCTACTGGCTCGCTATCCTGTTCACCTTCGCGCTCGGCACGGCGGCGGGCGATCTGGTGGCTGAGAAATTCGCGCTGGGATATTTGGCTACCGGTGTCCTGTTCGGCATGATCATCATCTCGCTCGCCATCGGCTACTTCTTCTTGGGTCTCGATTCGATACTTGGTTTCTGGCTGGTCTACATTCTGACAAGGCCTTTGGGTGCTTCGTTCGGCGACCTGATGTCTCAACCCGCACAATATGGAGGCCTCGGCCTCGGCACAATCGTAACGAGTGCGGTCTTCCTCGCTGCGATCGTTACGATCGTAGCCTTCATGAGCTTGCGGCATGAAGGGGAGGAATTCATTGAGGTCAGGGAGGATGGCGAACTGGTTGCGGACAACGAAAACTAAGGCTTGGCTGCCCCCAAAACGGGCTGACGCGTCATTCGCAAGATAGCCTCACAGAATTCCAATAGCGCTATCGCCAACGCAGACCGGGGCTAATCTGCGCCCCTCCCGAAGGCCGGCGCAACCGAACTGATCAAAAATTAGCCACCGGGGCCACCCCTGCGCTGCGGCCTGAGCCGGCGCCTACGTCCATGGGAAGGACACGACTGAATTTGCAATGAATGCCAAGTAAGCCTGCATCGCGCCGCCTCCGGCGCTCGGAGGCCGCCTGACGTTTTCTGGCAGGAGGCTGCCGCCCTTTACGACGAACGCTTCTGCCGCATGTGGGAATTTTACCTTGCAAGCGCCGAAGCCGCATTCCGCTACGAGGATCTGGTGGTTTTCCAGATCCAGCTAAGCAAGCGCAACGACGTCATTCCGGTGACGCGGGACTATATCGGCCAGCATGAGAAAGCGGCGGCGCAAAGTTCAAAAGCCGATCTGGAAGGAGCGGCTGAGCGTGATACCGATGACGTTCTGGTCGGCTGAGCCAAGCCTTGAGGTGATCGGGCTGTCGGCGGCATCGCCCACCAGGCGGTTATATTTGTCGTAGATCTGCACGCTCCAGGCCGGTGAGAACGTATAGGTGGCGGCCAGCGTGAAACCGATGGATTTGAGACCGCCATTCGCGTCGAACGCCTCGACGCGACCACTCCTGGCAGCTTCCTCGGCGGAAACCGCGAAATTGTTGCGCATATAGGCGCCGTTTGCCAGAGACATGCGCGGACCGGCAGACAGCAGCCAGCGATCGCCGACCGGCTGGAACCAATCGAGATAGAGATCGGCAAGCAGACCGTCGCCGCCCCACAACGCCTGACGTGTTTCCGTCCGCACACGCAGGCGATCCTCTATCGGCCAATATTGCGCAAAGACGCCGGCGTCCAAGCTCCACTGGACCGAATGCAAACCCTGCAGTTCGGAATCGTCGAATGCCGACCGCCCTCCTCTCAGGCCGACGACAGGGCCGATGTCGACACCGCCGATATCGAAAAGCCCGTAGTCGATATTATCGTCCGGCGCGCTGTATTCAGGCGCTTCGCCGAACCGCCGAAAATCGAAAGACGGCATGCCACTGAAGGAAAGGTGCTTCGATCCTTCATAGGAAGGACCGTATTCGACGGATCCGCCAAGGGTTATGATCCACTGGTTATCGGAGGATTTTGCATCCTGGCTCAAGGCCGAATGGGATCCCAGGAATATCAGCGGCAACGATAACGCCGCGCGGAATAATGCCCTGCCCGATGAGGCCATATGCGCCCTGCTCCGCGTCTCGAACGTCAGCAAACGATCCCCCTGTCCAAAGGCAATTTTCTCATCTATGCCAATTGCCTCAGGGGCATGCAGGTTGATCCGGAGCGCCGCACTTCTTTTTTCTGGCGGCCGGCGGTCGCTTCGCCTGCAGCTCGACGATTGCCGGCTTGGGCTGAGGCTTGGGCTTGGGCTCAGCCCGGGGTTTGGGTTCGGCCGATGGTTTTGGAACAGGTGCCTGCGCCGGCGCTGCAACATGCGGCTCCCTGGGCAAGGATGGCGGCGCGGCGGCCTCTCGAGACGGCGGCGGAACGACATGGCGCTGATTGCCGAGCTGCGGCCCGCCGTTATTGGGAACGCTGGGTTTTGCTGGCGTATTGTCCATAATTGCCGGCGCCGCAGGCTTTGTCGGCAAGCCGAGGGCGTCGGGTTTCGAGGCTGCGGCACCTCCTTTCGGCTTCGCATTTGGAGCTGCCGTCGGTGCCTGGGTCTTGGCGATCTGGCTCTTGACGGCAGGCGCATTGGCCTCGGGCAACTGCGGCTGGCCCTTTGAACCGGGAAGCGCATGCGCGTCGGGATTTGCGCCCTGAAGTGGCGGTTGCGCGACCGTCGTCGAACTATGCGCCGTATTGAGCTCGGTTTTGGGCGGTTGCGTTTTTTCAGCCGCAGCCGCCGGCGGCTCGTTTGCCAGCTTGCCGGCGGGCGGCAGCGGCTGGCCGTTGGCGCCGGGAAGCGCGCGAGTAGCAGCACCTCCGGTCTGGGGCTGCGGCTGTTGCGCCTGTATCTTTGTTTGTGCCTGGGGCTGGATCGAAGGGACGAGCGCGGGCGCCAAAACGGCTGCAGGTGTCGGTTTCTCGGCTGCGGCCGGGACCTGCTTTTGCAAAACCGCAGCCTTTTTCTGTACCGAGGGCGGCAAGGCGACGTGGAGCGCAGCTGCGCCCGCGCCGGCGATGACGGCCGCGCCGGCAAGCTTTTCTCCCGTCGTCAATCCGGGCGCAGCCGGTGCGGCCTCGTTCTCGTTGACAACCGTGTTGTTGACGACGGTATTGTGAATATTGTTGAAAATGATGTTGTTTTCGGGCGGCGCGACATCACGCGGGGGGTCCACCCATTCGGGGACCGGAACGAAGACCGGCGCCGGCAGCACGTAGAGATCGACCGGTGGTCTTGGCGGTGCAAGCGTTACGAAATCCGGCGGCGGCGGTGCCAGGAAGACGACGGGCGGCGGCGGCGCATAACCGAAGTCGGCATCATCGAAATACAGGACAGGCCGGTCGACATAGACGATTTCCGGTGGCGGTGGCGGCGGCACGTCATACTCGATCACCGAAAATGACGGGGGCGGCGCGAGCGCTGCCTCGAAATGTTCCAGACGACGGCGGGCATCCCAGACATGGGGACCACGCGGATAACGTCTCAGATAGGACCAATAGGCCTCCGGCGTGTCCGCATTCCAGCTTTCGCGCCAGGTCATCGCTTCGCGGCGCGCTGCAATGATCGCACGCACCCGCCTTGCCATGGAGTCGTTCGGATAGGCTGCCAGGAAATCCTCGTAACCGCGCATCGTGTCGCGATCGAGCGCCGCGAAATAGGCATCCCGCTCGTCGAAATCGCCGATCGGCTTCGTCCGGATCGCGGCATTGTCATAGCTGGACACCTGGGCGACAGGCGGATTGGGGCCACGATCGAAAAACGTGAAGGCGTTCTTGAATTTGGAAGCGTTCCAGGAAATCTGCGCGCCCTTGGTCAGATCGCTGGCCCGCAACCGTGTCCGGTCAAATACATCATTGAGCGGCAGCCCGCCGATACGGATCATTTCCGCCAGGGCATGGGCATAGGAACCATAGGGGCCGGCTTCCTGCGGGGCGACCGTGCCCGGCGCCGCATTGAAAGCGATCAGCTGATTGGCGTCCGGGTCGACGAGCGCCAGACCACCGGCCAGCGGCTGATTGGATTGCACGAATGGATTGGCTCTTGCTGCATCGAGCACGACGATGCTGCCGCGATTGTTGATACCGGCCAGCGATCTCGTGAAATCGGTTATGCGCAGCGCTTCGACCGGCACATCCATGGCGTTGGCGATCTCGGCGTCGACCGGCAC
This genomic window contains:
- a CDS encoding caspase family protein produces the protein MPSPLRTIGPSSRKAIWIFFAVVLVLAGIASVNPVEAQGSPEKRIALVVGNGAYKAGALSTPANDAGLIAQTLQAAGFDVIGARDLDQNGLRDAMRDFLTKANASGPNTVVFVYLAGYGVQYQGDNYFVPVDAEIANAMDVPVEALRITDFTRSLAGINNRGSIVVLDAARANPFVQSNQPLAGGLALVDPDANQLIAFNAAPGTVAPQEAGPYGSYAHALAEMIRIGGLPLNDVFDRTRLRASDLTKGAQISWNASKFKNAFTFFDRGPNPPVAQVSSYDNAAIRTKPIGDFDERDAYFAALDRDTMRGYEDFLAAYPNDSMARRVRAIIAARREAMTWRESWNADTPEAYWSYLRRYPRGPHVWDARRRLEHFEAALAPPPSFSVIEYDVPPPPPPEIVYVDRPVLYFDDADFGYAPPPPVVFLAPPPPDFVTLAPPRPPVDLYVLPAPVFVPVPEWVDPPRDVAPPENNIIFNNIHNTVVNNTVVNENEAAPAAPGLTTGEKLAGAAVIAGAGAAALHVALPPSVQKKAAVLQKQVPAAAEKPTPAAVLAPALVPSIQPQAQTKIQAQQPQPQTGGAATRALPGANGQPLPPAGKLANEPPAAAAEKTQPPKTELNTAHSSTTVAQPPLQGANPDAHALPGSKGQPQLPEANAPAVKSQIAKTQAPTAAPNAKPKGGAAASKPDALGLPTKPAAPAIMDNTPAKPSVPNNGGPQLGNQRHVVPPPSREAAAPPSLPREPHVAAPAQAPVPKPSAEPKPRAEPKPKPQPKPAIVELQAKRPPAARKKKCGAPDQPACP